A genome region from Methylobacterium sp. FF17 includes the following:
- a CDS encoding methyl-accepting chemotaxis protein yields the protein MSNLQTGRETDLLRSLGSTAALAREASEAATNTGWMTYDVGEVARATQTIAGAAEEMAASVAEVAQTSETVVAVAQDALGAMQTCIGDAQQARSAMHEIDTRTGQIVDRVAVLEGAIAQIEVMATAIAAISAQTNLLALNATIEAARAGEAGRGFAVVAAEVKALSAQTAKSTGEIRGLLSTLTAEMGAISNAVGESRSAIATGRAIVDHLEQRIGDTNARIAHASDLNQAISQMLSQQRAATGEISTSVQSIAGKAAKTHEEIEKITNRLVRAESAGQAALDSGARPVPVYAFVRLPADLGAWKRKLARILVGLAPPDTAVATPTGRAGDSMSTRLAGTVPAAHPAFGRFVAAETRALAEASKMIDAIKVSNWDVGTPAYQAAADAMKEMLSCAKEIVG from the coding sequence TTGTCGAACCTGCAGACCGGACGCGAGACCGACCTGTTGCGCAGTCTCGGCAGCACGGCGGCTCTGGCGCGGGAGGCATCCGAGGCCGCGACCAACACGGGCTGGATGACTTACGACGTCGGCGAAGTGGCGCGCGCGACCCAGACCATCGCCGGCGCCGCTGAGGAGATGGCCGCATCGGTCGCCGAGGTCGCGCAGACGTCCGAGACGGTCGTCGCGGTGGCGCAGGACGCGCTGGGCGCCATGCAGACCTGCATCGGCGACGCTCAGCAGGCGCGTTCGGCCATGCATGAGATCGATACGCGAACCGGGCAGATCGTCGATCGGGTCGCGGTCCTCGAGGGCGCGATCGCGCAGATCGAAGTCATGGCCACGGCAATCGCGGCCATTTCCGCACAAACCAATCTGCTTGCCCTGAATGCCACGATCGAGGCGGCCCGTGCCGGCGAGGCGGGGCGGGGTTTCGCGGTCGTCGCCGCCGAGGTCAAGGCGCTCTCGGCGCAAACCGCCAAGTCCACCGGGGAAATCCGGGGTCTACTCAGTACCCTCACCGCCGAGATGGGCGCGATCTCGAACGCTGTCGGGGAGAGCCGCAGCGCTATCGCCACGGGACGGGCGATCGTCGATCACCTCGAACAGCGTATCGGGGATACGAATGCGCGCATCGCTCATGCGAGCGACCTGAACCAGGCCATCTCGCAGATGCTGAGCCAGCAGCGAGCTGCCACCGGGGAAATCTCGACCAGCGTGCAGAGCATCGCGGGGAAGGCGGCCAAGACCCACGAAGAGATCGAGAAGATCACCAACCGGCTGGTTCGGGCCGAAAGCGCCGGCCAGGCCGCTCTGGATTCGGGCGCTCGCCCAGTTCCGGTCTATGCCTTCGTCCGGCTTCCAGCCGATCTCGGCGCGTGGAAACGCAAGCTCGCACGCATCCTCGTCGGTCTGGCGCCGCCGGACACTGCAGTCGCCACACCGACGGGCCGAGCCGGGGACAGCATGAGCACGCGCCTCGCCGGAACGGTCCCCGCCGCCCATCCGGCCTTCGGCCGCTTCGTCGCGGCGGAAACGCGAGCGCTCGCAGAAGCGTCCAAGATGATCGACGCGATCAAGGTCAGCAACTGGGATGTTGGGACGCCCGCCTATCAGGCCGCGGCGGACGCGATGAAGGAGATGCTCTCCTGCGCCAAGGAGATCGTCGGCTGA
- a CDS encoding DNA cytosine methyltransferase, producing MSAALIIDSFAGGGGASEGIRAALGRDPDYAMNHSREALAMHRINHPDTHHIEEDVWNVDARSLCAGRPVGLLWMSPDCKHFSKAKGGKPREKAIRGLAWVGVRWIKSLPARQRPRIVFLENVEEFQDWGPLLDDGRPCPVHRGATFRSFVEAFEAMGYAVEWKELRACDYGAPTIRKRLFLIARRDGKPIVWPAPTHGGPTNPGVIAGLLKPWRTAAEIIDWSLPCPSIFETSAEIKAKHGIRANRPLADATMARIAKGTKRYVLDAAKPFLVQINHGGGAGGRDHAVNEPAPTLTGKRGEALVAPFVSYAQQGGASRDISAPLHTITASPKDHNTVVAPFVTKFNHGATGHLIDEPLHTITSHASETHGGGAAPLGIVSGFLVPRYGERPGQEPRTRSLEEPFPVVVPTANEGSLAAIHMTRQFGASVGSDVQQPVGTITAGGAGKAGVVAAFLAQHNTERDGAVKAGADVREPVSTITAGGGHQTVVAAHMLNLRGSDRRDGPVDAPAPTFSAGGNHAAAVYAFIQKYYGAGEPSQAADEPMHTLTTKPRHGVVTVTIQGQPYAIVDIGMRMLTPRERFNAQGFRPTYTIDRGELEDGTIIPLTLEQQGACCGNSVSPPMAEALIAANADAVDFETIDRRRAAAPMTLFAAE from the coding sequence ATGAGCGCTGCCCTCATCATCGACAGCTTCGCCGGCGGCGGCGGCGCATCCGAGGGCATCCGCGCCGCGCTTGGACGCGATCCCGACTACGCAATGAACCACTCGCGCGAGGCCCTCGCGATGCACCGGATCAACCATCCGGACACGCATCACATTGAGGAGGATGTCTGGAACGTGGACGCGCGCTCGCTGTGCGCAGGGCGTCCCGTCGGGCTCCTCTGGATGAGCCCGGACTGCAAGCACTTCAGCAAGGCCAAGGGCGGCAAGCCGCGCGAGAAGGCCATCCGTGGCCTTGCCTGGGTTGGCGTGCGCTGGATCAAGAGCCTGCCTGCACGCCAGCGCCCGCGCATCGTGTTCCTGGAGAACGTCGAGGAGTTCCAGGATTGGGGCCCGCTGCTGGACGATGGCCGGCCGTGCCCTGTCCATCGCGGCGCGACGTTCCGGTCCTTCGTCGAGGCCTTCGAGGCGATGGGCTACGCGGTCGAGTGGAAGGAGCTGCGCGCCTGCGACTACGGTGCGCCGACGATCCGCAAGCGCCTGTTCCTGATTGCCCGGCGCGACGGCAAGCCGATCGTCTGGCCTGCGCCGACGCACGGCGGCCCGACGAACCCGGGCGTCATCGCCGGCCTGCTCAAGCCCTGGCGGACAGCGGCCGAGATCATCGACTGGTCGCTCCCGTGCCCGTCGATCTTCGAGACTTCGGCCGAGATCAAAGCCAAGCATGGCATCCGCGCAAACCGGCCCCTCGCCGACGCCACCATGGCGCGGATCGCCAAGGGCACGAAGCGGTACGTGCTCGACGCGGCCAAGCCGTTCCTCGTGCAGATCAACCACGGCGGCGGGGCTGGCGGTCGGGATCACGCAGTCAATGAGCCGGCCCCGACCCTCACCGGCAAGCGAGGTGAGGCCCTGGTCGCCCCATTCGTGTCCTACGCCCAACAGGGCGGCGCGAGCCGGGACATCTCGGCGCCGCTGCACACCATCACGGCGAGCCCGAAGGACCACAACACGGTGGTCGCGCCGTTCGTGACGAAGTTCAATCACGGAGCTACCGGTCACCTGATCGACGAACCGCTGCACACGATCACGTCGCACGCCTCGGAGACGCATGGAGGTGGCGCAGCGCCGCTGGGGATCGTCTCAGGCTTCCTCGTGCCCCGGTACGGCGAACGCCCAGGCCAGGAGCCGCGCACGCGCTCGCTGGAGGAGCCGTTCCCCGTCGTCGTCCCGACCGCCAACGAGGGGAGCCTCGCAGCCATCCACATGACTCGCCAGTTCGGCGCGTCGGTCGGATCGGACGTGCAGCAGCCCGTCGGCACCATCACGGCCGGCGGGGCGGGCAAGGCCGGCGTGGTCGCGGCGTTCCTGGCGCAGCACAACACCGAGCGAGACGGAGCGGTAAAGGCCGGCGCCGACGTGCGCGAGCCGGTGTCGACCATCACGGCGGGCGGCGGCCATCAGACCGTCGTTGCCGCCCACATGCTGAACCTGCGCGGCTCGGACCGCCGGGACGGGCCGGTCGACGCACCGGCTCCGACTTTCTCGGCCGGCGGGAACCATGCAGCGGCGGTCTACGCCTTCATCCAGAAATACTACGGCGCGGGCGAGCCCTCGCAGGCGGCCGACGAGCCGATGCACACCCTCACGACCAAGCCGCGGCACGGCGTGGTCACGGTGACGATCCAGGGCCAGCCCTACGCCATCGTGGACATCGGCATGCGGATGCTGACGCCGCGCGAGCGCTTCAACGCCCAGGGCTTTCGTCCGACCTACACCATCGATCGCGGCGAGCTGGAAGACGGCACGATCATCCCGCTCACGCTCGAACAGCAGGGCGCGTGCTGCGGGAACTCCGTCTCCCCGCCCATGGCCGAAGCCCTCATCGCCGCCAACGCGGACGCGGTCGACTTCGAGACGATCGATCGCCGCCGCGCTGCGGCCCCCATGACCCTGTTCGCAGCGGAGTGA
- a CDS encoding HNH endonuclease signature motif containing protein, producing the protein MSGRTEFSKPVRREAWKRSGGLCEFILDTGARCGCALTPGKFAYDHVITDWMGGEAVLSNCQVICTPCHTEKTRQDAADIAKAKRLEDTRLGITSPGKIQSQGFRKFAPQRRATTPIPKLAITYRRDA; encoded by the coding sequence ATGAGCGGCCGCACAGAGTTCTCGAAGCCGGTCCGGCGTGAGGCGTGGAAGCGCTCGGGCGGCCTCTGCGAGTTCATCCTCGACACGGGAGCGCGGTGCGGCTGCGCCCTGACGCCCGGCAAGTTCGCCTACGACCACGTCATCACCGACTGGATGGGCGGCGAGGCCGTCCTGTCGAACTGCCAGGTGATCTGCACCCCCTGCCATACCGAGAAGACCCGCCAGGACGCTGCTGACATCGCGAAGGCGAAGCGCCTCGAGGACACGCGCCTCGGCATCACGAGCCCTGGGAAGATCCAAAGCCAGGGCTTCCGGAAGTTCGCGCCTCAGCGCCGGGCCACGACACCGATTCCCAAGCTCGCCATCACCTACCGGAGGGACGCCTGA
- a CDS encoding metal-dependent phosphohydrolase, translating to MQSPTVRRIVGPTILLASGNYFDFLAPEESTFTIEDIATGLSNVCRFAGQCSRFYSVAQHSVIVSHHVPPAFAFAGLMHDAAEAFIGDVTKPLKDILPDYRALEERVERAVLGRFGLPHKMPPEVKEIDVVMLATEQKQLMRNRDDWNYTRGRQALDIPIPPMGPREAKAMFLAQFADLTTTLATAPAETEKPETGEAGR from the coding sequence ATGCAGAGCCCGACCGTTCGCCGCATCGTCGGCCCGACCATCCTCCTCGCCAGCGGCAACTACTTCGACTTCCTGGCGCCGGAAGAGAGCACCTTCACAATTGAGGATATCGCCACCGGGCTATCGAACGTGTGCCGGTTCGCCGGTCAGTGCTCGCGCTTCTACAGCGTGGCGCAGCACAGCGTCATCGTTTCCCACCATGTGCCGCCAGCCTTCGCCTTTGCCGGCCTGATGCACGACGCGGCAGAGGCATTTATCGGAGACGTGACCAAGCCTCTGAAGGACATCCTACCGGACTATCGCGCCCTTGAGGAGCGCGTCGAGAGAGCCGTCCTCGGGCGGTTTGGGCTGCCGCACAAGATGCCGCCCGAGGTCAAGGAGATCGATGTCGTCATGCTCGCGACCGAGCAGAAGCAGCTCATGCGCAACCGGGACGACTGGAACTACACGCGCGGCCGGCAGGCGCTGGACATCCCCATCCCGCCAATGGGGCCGCGCGAGGCCAAAGCGATGTTCCTCGCTCAGTTCGCGGACCTGACCACGACCCTCGCCACCGCCCCGGCCGAGACGGAGAAGCCCGAGACGGGGGAGGCCGGACGATGA
- a CDS encoding helix-turn-helix domain-containing protein produces MGRPSRTVAFEEQGISVVPQAATPIAYRIPEAARIVGVSASTMWALIARQEIVARKLGGSTVIRHADLVAYVDGAPIAERANAAQASMR; encoded by the coding sequence GTGGGTAGGCCGTCCCGGACCGTCGCATTCGAGGAGCAGGGAATCAGCGTCGTGCCACAGGCCGCAACGCCCATCGCCTACCGGATTCCGGAGGCTGCCCGCATCGTCGGTGTCAGCGCCTCAACGATGTGGGCTCTGATCGCCCGGCAGGAGATCGTAGCGCGCAAGCTCGGCGGGTCGACGGTGATCCGGCATGCCGATCTCGTCGCCTATGTCGATGGCGCCCCGATCGCCGAGAGGGCGAACGCCGCCCAGGCGTCCATGAGGTGA
- a CDS encoding glycosyltransferase family 61 protein, whose amino-acid sequence MLILQDLIYVPEYAALYTRDGVCVDETAAIHLRPAPSIGASKLRRVKQSVCKHFPPKIDPPSAEAVFERPIVQIGHVAPHYGHFVVDGLARMWALSNFERQEHFYFTDNRKLSSFLSLPYVAEAFAALDFDPKKIARFEVNTLLKTVIIALPGINYSYNAYDALKHAPLRIAERLRKHGAPCDGQPIYISRTTPGSGRRKLNGEEQVEEAFRSAGYKIFHPERHTLSEQIEIFSVTRRIVGSIGSAFHSMLFEPDSFVGERFIFSPTLVNGRFLIVDGLKQDSHRTVYIRAIQDGLDASGRSTSDIDADLALSHARSLGLL is encoded by the coding sequence TTGCTGATCCTTCAGGATCTCATCTACGTTCCCGAATACGCGGCTCTGTACACAAGGGATGGCGTGTGCGTCGATGAGACTGCTGCTATTCATTTAAGACCGGCACCAAGTATCGGCGCCTCAAAGCTAAGGCGGGTAAAGCAGAGTGTTTGTAAACATTTTCCGCCGAAGATAGACCCGCCCAGCGCTGAAGCGGTATTCGAGCGGCCGATAGTTCAGATTGGTCATGTAGCTCCTCACTACGGGCACTTTGTTGTTGATGGCCTTGCCAGAATGTGGGCTTTGTCAAACTTCGAGAGGCAAGAACACTTCTATTTTACTGATAACAGAAAGCTATCTTCGTTTTTATCTCTGCCTTATGTCGCGGAGGCTTTTGCTGCTCTTGACTTTGATCCTAAAAAGATCGCGCGATTCGAGGTCAACACTCTTCTCAAAACCGTCATCATCGCACTCCCGGGAATCAATTACTCCTACAATGCATATGATGCGCTGAAGCATGCTCCCCTCAGAATTGCAGAGAGGCTGCGCAAACACGGCGCGCCTTGTGACGGCCAACCAATCTATATCTCTAGGACCACCCCTGGATCAGGCAGACGAAAATTAAATGGAGAAGAGCAGGTTGAGGAGGCGTTTCGCTCTGCTGGATATAAGATTTTTCACCCTGAGCGTCACACCCTGTCGGAACAAATCGAAATCTTTTCGGTCACCAGGAGGATAGTCGGATCAATAGGATCGGCTTTCCATTCGATGCTGTTCGAACCGGATAGCTTCGTCGGTGAGCGCTTTATTTTTTCGCCAACACTTGTAAACGGCCGATTTCTTATAGTTGACGGCTTGAAACAGGACTCGCATCGTACAGTCTACATCCGCGCGATACAGGACGGGCTTGATGCTTCCGGCCGCTCTACGTCGGATATCGACGCTGATTTAGCGTTGTCACATGCTAGATCCCTCGGCTTGCTCTAA
- a CDS encoding class I adenylate-forming enzyme family protein has protein sequence MFPSQANETSSDRFNGARHCLAENARLRPDKVALIMAGAGDDVRTLTFAQADRAVRGIAAGLTNLGLEPGSRVMIRMGNEADYVLVYFGALAAGLVALPSSPQLTPSEAAFLMENAGASVVVVGQTLGHDRAGFGSRIVLGPAEIAAMKAGPPLPDYAETCADDPATLVYTSGTTSRPKGVLHAHRAIRGRQPMHTHWLGLTESDVMLHAGTMNWTYTLGVGITDPWACGATAVLYDGPRDPAVWPSLIARHRATLFAAVPSLYRQILKHADVSADDLGSLRHGVTAGEALSPELLAAWRQATGKPLYEALGMSEISTYVSSGPTSPVRPGSPGKPQPGRRVAILPVEGPPDPMPHGEVGLLAVHRSEPGLMLGYWNRPEEEAAVMRGDWFVGGDLASLDIEGYLTFHGRNDDLMNALGYRVSPNEVEGVLIGHPGVAEVGVTELAVRADLTLIAAFVVRAPETRVNEDALLQWCAERLAAYKCPRTVRFVDALPRTPNGKVQRKRLVQA, from the coding sequence GTGTTCCCATCTCAGGCTAACGAAACGTCGTCCGATCGCTTCAACGGTGCGCGGCATTGCCTTGCCGAGAACGCCCGCCTCCGGCCGGACAAGGTCGCACTCATCATGGCCGGGGCGGGCGACGATGTCCGCACCCTCACCTTCGCGCAGGCCGACCGGGCCGTCCGAGGTATCGCGGCCGGCCTGACGAATCTTGGCCTCGAACCCGGTTCGCGGGTCATGATCCGCATGGGCAACGAGGCTGATTACGTCCTCGTTTATTTCGGGGCGCTGGCTGCCGGACTCGTCGCCCTGCCCTCCTCGCCACAATTGACGCCGTCGGAGGCCGCCTTCCTCATGGAGAATGCGGGGGCGTCGGTGGTCGTGGTCGGGCAAACGTTGGGGCACGACCGCGCGGGCTTCGGATCGCGCATCGTGCTCGGGCCGGCGGAGATCGCGGCGATGAAAGCGGGCCCTCCGCTGCCCGATTACGCAGAGACCTGCGCCGACGATCCAGCGACCCTGGTCTATACCTCAGGGACCACGAGCCGCCCCAAGGGTGTGTTGCACGCCCATCGGGCGATCCGGGGCAGGCAGCCAATGCACACGCATTGGCTCGGTCTCACCGAGTCCGACGTGATGCTGCATGCCGGCACGATGAACTGGACCTATACCCTCGGGGTCGGCATCACCGATCCCTGGGCATGCGGCGCCACGGCCGTGCTCTATGACGGACCGCGCGATCCGGCGGTCTGGCCGAGCCTGATCGCCCGCCACCGGGCAACGCTGTTCGCCGCCGTGCCGAGCCTTTACCGGCAGATCCTGAAACACGCCGACGTCTCGGCCGACGACCTCGGATCGCTGCGGCACGGCGTGACGGCCGGCGAGGCTCTTTCGCCCGAGCTCCTCGCAGCCTGGCGGCAGGCGACCGGTAAACCCCTCTACGAGGCACTCGGGATGAGCGAGATCTCGACCTACGTGTCGAGCGGTCCGACCAGTCCGGTCCGTCCCGGCTCGCCGGGCAAACCCCAACCGGGGCGGCGGGTGGCGATCCTGCCGGTGGAGGGGCCGCCAGACCCTATGCCCCACGGAGAGGTTGGCCTCCTGGCGGTTCACCGGAGCGAACCGGGGCTGATGCTCGGCTATTGGAACCGGCCGGAGGAAGAAGCGGCGGTGATGCGCGGCGACTGGTTCGTCGGCGGCGACCTCGCGAGCTTGGACATCGAGGGATACCTCACGTTCCATGGCCGCAACGACGACCTCATGAACGCGCTCGGGTACCGGGTCTCGCCCAACGAGGTCGAGGGCGTGCTGATCGGGCACCCCGGCGTGGCCGAGGTCGGCGTCACCGAACTGGCGGTGCGCGCCGACCTGACGCTGATCGCGGCCTTCGTCGTCCGGGCGCCGGAGACGCGGGTGAATGAGGATGCGCTGCTGCAATGGTGCGCGGAACGCCTGGCTGCCTACAAGTGCCCACGTACGGTGCGCTTCGTCGACGCCCTACCCCGAACGCCGAACGGCAAGGTTCAGCGGAAGCGCCTCGTGCAGGCCTGA
- a CDS encoding helix-turn-helix domain-containing protein, with amino-acid sequence MTCRITTVDPEVGRLIAHHRKRKGILQSELAELIGVCGCQISRYERGHEFVSLGRRQKIAEALGIDPAVFADPSLIEVTPDERDLIEAYRLIGTPSGRQRVMAQIEIGRGMASC; translated from the coding sequence ATGACCTGTCGGATCACGACCGTCGACCCAGAGGTCGGTCGCCTCATCGCTCACCACCGGAAGCGCAAGGGCATCCTACAGTCCGAACTGGCCGAGTTGATCGGCGTCTGCGGCTGCCAGATCAGCCGGTACGAGCGCGGGCACGAGTTCGTGTCGCTCGGGCGCCGCCAGAAGATCGCCGAGGCCCTTGGCATCGATCCCGCCGTGTTCGCGGACCCGTCCCTGATCGAGGTCACCCCTGACGAGCGAGATCTGATCGAGGCCTACCGGCTCATCGGCACCCCATCCGGACGGCAGCGCGTCATGGCGCAGATCGAGATCGGCCGTGGGATGGCGTCATGCTGA
- a CDS encoding zinc finger-like domain-containing protein has translation MLAEPVFHDKHLIGNGETCGHCGGTGRTKGTRGPSTSRRCRPCKGSGRAPLPAEVIVANTRPAGRQAALVIEARNAREAAEVNALRDEVEAKAAADRKPIETICGFPLPVEFGRREDDTAWIGFGVPLRHHLMMDWPGNLRDASAFAQMLNGLPAIRDALKAVRADALDPDTDAALSTATGDLVETALRALGERL, from the coding sequence ATGCTCGCTGAACCTGTCTTTCACGACAAGCACCTGATCGGGAACGGAGAGACCTGCGGCCACTGCGGCGGCACCGGTCGCACGAAGGGCACGCGCGGGCCTTCCACGTCTCGCCGCTGCCGACCCTGCAAGGGGTCTGGTCGCGCTCCTCTCCCCGCTGAGGTCATCGTCGCGAACACCCGGCCCGCTGGGCGCCAGGCCGCGCTGGTCATCGAGGCCCGGAACGCCCGTGAGGCTGCCGAGGTCAACGCGCTGCGCGACGAGGTCGAGGCGAAGGCCGCGGCCGACCGCAAGCCGATCGAGACCATCTGCGGCTTCCCGCTGCCCGTGGAGTTCGGCCGGCGCGAGGACGACACCGCCTGGATCGGCTTCGGTGTCCCTCTGCGCCATCACCTCATGATGGACTGGCCCGGCAACCTCCGGGACGCGTCCGCCTTCGCGCAGATGCTCAACGGCCTCCCGGCGATTCGCGATGCCCTCAAGGCCGTCCGCGCCGATGCGCTGGACCCCGATACCGACGCGGCTCTTTCGACCGCCACGGGTGACCTCGTCGAGACCGCGCTTCGGGCGCTGGGAGAGCGGCTATGA
- a CDS encoding tyrosine-type recombinase/integrase, whose translation MAREINRLSARRVQALTEVGRHADGGGLYLVVDPGGGRRWVMLYRMAGRRREMGLGPVLSVPLARARELAAEARTLIAGGVDPIEARRTPPSEAAPAAVVTFAMVAESYMEARAASWKNAKHRAQWRQTLEVHGAKVWAMPVADVDTTAVLSVLQPIWQAKPETASRLRGRIERVMDAARVAGHRTGDNPARWTGHLDYILPRAVKLSRGHHAALPYRDLPAFMAMLAARPATSARALEIIILTAGRSGEIRGMTWGEIDWGSAVWTVPAARMKGGRLHRVPLSAAALVRLRSQHPEAPSPEALVFPSQRGNQLSDMAFEALYRRAGTTEITTHGFRSTFRDWAGDETDYPREVIEAALAHMLGDETELAYRRGDALEKRRHLMDAWAAFALSAIGAPST comes from the coding sequence GTGGCTCGCGAGATCAACCGTCTATCAGCGCGCCGGGTGCAGGCGCTCACAGAGGTAGGGCGACACGCTGACGGCGGCGGCCTGTATCTCGTGGTGGACCCGGGCGGCGGCCGCCGGTGGGTGATGCTCTACCGTATGGCAGGCCGGCGCCGGGAGATGGGGCTGGGTCCGGTGCTGTCCGTCCCGCTCGCCCGCGCGCGCGAGCTTGCCGCCGAGGCACGAACGCTGATCGCTGGTGGGGTAGACCCCATCGAGGCGCGGCGCACCCCACCATCTGAAGCGGCCCCTGCCGCAGTCGTGACCTTCGCCATGGTCGCCGAATCGTACATGGAGGCGCGCGCGGCCTCGTGGAAGAACGCGAAGCACCGGGCCCAATGGCGGCAGACGCTTGAGGTCCACGGAGCGAAGGTCTGGGCAATGCCGGTCGCCGACGTCGACACGACGGCCGTGCTCAGTGTCCTCCAGCCCATCTGGCAGGCCAAGCCTGAGACGGCGAGTCGGCTCCGTGGGCGCATCGAGCGGGTGATGGATGCCGCGCGCGTGGCCGGGCACCGGACCGGCGACAACCCCGCGCGATGGACGGGGCATCTCGACTACATCCTACCGCGCGCCGTGAAGCTCTCCCGCGGGCACCACGCTGCCCTGCCCTACCGCGATCTGCCCGCCTTCATGGCGATGCTCGCCGCGCGCCCCGCCACCTCGGCGCGGGCCCTGGAGATCATTATCCTCACAGCGGGCCGGTCCGGAGAGATCCGAGGCATGACCTGGGGCGAGATCGATTGGGGCTCGGCCGTCTGGACGGTGCCGGCGGCGCGCATGAAGGGCGGGCGGCTGCACCGCGTGCCCTTGTCGGCCGCGGCGCTCGTCCGGCTTCGATCTCAGCACCCCGAAGCGCCCTCCCCCGAGGCCCTGGTCTTCCCGAGCCAGCGAGGGAATCAGCTATCGGACATGGCATTCGAGGCGCTGTACCGCCGCGCCGGCACGACGGAGATCACCACGCACGGGTTCCGATCGACGTTCCGGGATTGGGCCGGCGACGAGACGGATTACCCCCGCGAGGTGATCGAGGCGGCGCTGGCGCACATGCTCGGCGATGAGACCGAACTGGCCTACCGCCGGGGCGACGCTCTGGAGAAGCGGCGTCACCTCATGGACGCCTGGGCGGCGTTCGCCCTCTCGGCGATCGGGGCGCCATCGACATAG
- a CDS encoding helix-turn-helix domain-containing protein produces MSLIGPEVAPKGEDSQPLQGEGPTRLFSFKHPLMGNALRQLRKERRWTHDEAADAMGISRGQFIKLERGERGLTERTIGLAAKAFEVSRSVIIGDDISTPAVLIDEQRPEPSAAIPSDQSAVNTHQFLGPRNVPVYGTGSGGNGGDFRLNGQTIDHAPRPPGIENRRDVYVVYVIGDSVSPKYEDGDPIYVDPHRRPQPRDYVLVELHPANDGTPGDAFVKRLVKRTATKIVVEQHTPAKEIIFDAASVVRLHRVIPYPELIGI; encoded by the coding sequence ATGAGCCTCATAGGCCCAGAAGTTGCCCCCAAAGGGGAAGATAGTCAACCCCTACAAGGGGAAGGACCGACGCGACTGTTTTCGTTCAAACATCCCCTTATGGGGAACGCGCTTCGACAGTTGCGGAAAGAGCGGCGATGGACGCACGACGAGGCGGCCGATGCCATGGGCATTTCTCGCGGCCAGTTCATCAAGCTGGAACGCGGGGAGCGCGGGCTGACCGAGCGAACGATCGGACTGGCAGCGAAGGCTTTTGAAGTTTCGCGCTCCGTGATCATCGGCGATGACATTTCAACTCCGGCGGTTCTGATTGACGAGCAGAGACCAGAGCCCAGCGCCGCAATTCCTTCAGATCAATCCGCCGTGAACACCCACCAGTTCCTCGGCCCACGCAACGTTCCAGTCTATGGCACCGGCTCGGGGGGTAATGGCGGCGACTTTCGTTTAAATGGCCAGACGATCGATCATGCGCCACGACCGCCGGGCATAGAAAATCGCCGAGATGTCTATGTCGTCTACGTGATCGGAGACAGTGTCTCTCCGAAATACGAAGATGGCGACCCGATTTACGTAGACCCGCATCGTCGGCCTCAGCCACGCGACTACGTCCTTGTGGAGCTTCATCCGGCCAACGACGGCACGCCGGGCGACGCGTTCGTAAAGCGCCTTGTGAAGCGCACGGCTACTAAAATCGTCGTAGAGCAACACACGCCGGCGAAAGAAATCATCTTCGATGCCGCGTCCGTAGTCCGCCTACATCGGGTGATCCCCTATCCTGAACTGATAGGGATTTGA
- a CDS encoding helix-turn-helix domain-containing protein, whose protein sequence is MAAETKGVKLSPEHKQVLTAWTNTCEDFDCLTFDAIASISGVARPRIRRIVRHLARKGMTEFHQGLWTEDMRPAGSGYAITPAGRLALAAHDGGQDGT, encoded by the coding sequence ATGGCCGCTGAGACGAAGGGGGTGAAGCTGAGCCCCGAGCACAAGCAGGTGCTAACCGCATGGACCAACACCTGCGAGGACTTCGACTGCCTGACCTTCGACGCCATCGCCTCGATCAGCGGGGTAGCCCGGCCGCGCATCCGCCGAATTGTCCGGCACCTCGCCCGAAAGGGCATGACCGAGTTCCACCAGGGGCTCTGGACGGAGGATATGCGCCCGGCCGGATCGGGATACGCGATCACGCCCGCCGGCCGCTTGGCTCTCGCCGCTCACGATGGAGGGCAGGATGGCACGTGA